A single window of Pseudarthrobacter psychrotolerans DNA harbors:
- a CDS encoding CAP domain-containing protein, with translation MNKFAAPAVVAMLCALALVSPAAGMYSGPPVDGPLVQAGALGPRAVTLGPAGTADDDDGAADADTGLGSLLAPAVEPVIIPASPAGELAATVPPAATAPAATASEPVAPEPPSVPPLWAPESELAQNNTTAPAPPAPATESLGTEALVPDSNTAAILTVFTKINEYRVSKGLAPVKYHPTVASMAQEWSDNIATREVIEHRASFWTDPRALNPDNGAGEVIAIRTDRDAAQLVEWWKSSPGHNAMLLDPRFNVMGAGISYTNSLFTIWGVVNFFGYTTLPAGTLTSPGSSSAGGGAFPAPAPTVCDPAVKHMPPTLDLTSAAINSAADLVTINASGQLINRPSTGNRTFGAAKVIGSGFGTAKEVFTTDWDRDGAYDLLTQWTNGDLTLHRGIATGGFQSSVTLGSGGWETMTLAVGGWCANNRLPQLIALDTTGTLFLYPNVGLADMSSRTTLATGVTARKLAMVDYDADGFQDLLAIKPDGGVLLYRGAGTPAPRAEARLTVATGWTDVTGIRPLRDVTALNSTGVALRRANDVVQYWDLSAGSLASPSNITGSWTGQRLAQ, from the coding sequence TTGAATAAATTTGCGGCGCCCGCCGTTGTGGCGATGCTGTGCGCGCTGGCACTCGTTTCCCCGGCCGCCGGCATGTATTCCGGCCCGCCGGTGGATGGGCCGTTAGTCCAGGCGGGTGCCCTGGGGCCGCGCGCGGTCACGTTGGGCCCGGCGGGAACAGCGGACGACGACGACGGCGCAGCCGACGCGGATACCGGCCTCGGGTCTCTGCTCGCCCCAGCTGTGGAACCGGTGATCATACCGGCGTCGCCTGCCGGAGAACTCGCCGCAACGGTGCCGCCGGCGGCGACTGCCCCCGCGGCCACCGCCTCCGAACCAGTCGCGCCCGAGCCGCCCTCAGTCCCACCCCTCTGGGCCCCCGAATCTGAACTTGCACAGAACAACACCACGGCTCCAGCCCCGCCGGCCCCAGCAACGGAATCCCTTGGCACCGAGGCCCTGGTGCCGGACAGCAACACGGCCGCCATCCTCACGGTATTCACCAAAATCAACGAATACCGGGTGTCCAAGGGCCTGGCGCCGGTCAAGTACCACCCCACGGTGGCCAGCATGGCCCAGGAATGGTCAGACAACATTGCCACGCGGGAAGTGATCGAGCATCGGGCCAGTTTCTGGACGGATCCCCGCGCCTTGAACCCGGACAATGGCGCCGGCGAGGTCATCGCCATCCGTACGGACCGCGACGCGGCACAGCTGGTGGAGTGGTGGAAAAGCTCTCCCGGGCACAACGCCATGCTGCTCGATCCGCGGTTCAACGTCATGGGCGCCGGGATCTCTTACACGAACAGCCTGTTCACCATCTGGGGCGTGGTGAACTTTTTCGGCTACACCACCCTGCCCGCCGGCACACTCACCTCCCCCGGGAGCAGTTCCGCCGGAGGGGGCGCGTTCCCCGCCCCGGCGCCCACCGTGTGCGATCCTGCCGTCAAACACATGCCGCCCACCCTGGATTTGACCAGCGCGGCGATCAACAGTGCAGCTGATCTGGTGACCATCAACGCCTCAGGCCAGCTCATCAACCGCCCCTCCACAGGGAACAGGACCTTTGGTGCTGCCAAGGTCATCGGCTCCGGTTTCGGAACGGCCAAGGAAGTGTTCACTACAGACTGGGACCGCGACGGCGCGTATGACCTCCTCACCCAGTGGACCAACGGCGACCTGACCCTGCACCGAGGTATCGCCACCGGCGGGTTCCAGTCGTCGGTCACCTTGGGCAGTGGCGGCTGGGAAACCATGACGCTGGCTGTGGGCGGTTGGTGTGCCAACAACCGCCTGCCCCAACTCATCGCATTGGACACCACCGGCACCCTGTTCCTCTACCCGAACGTGGGCCTCGCGGACATGTCATCACGCACAACCTTGGCCACGGGGGTGACGGCCCGGAAGCTCGCCATGGTGGACTATGACGCCGACGGCTTCCAGGATCTCCTGGCCATTAAGCCCGACGGCGGTGTGCTGCTTTACCGCGGAGCCGGCACTCCGGCGCCACGCGCCGAAGCCCGCCTCACCGTCGCCACCGGCTGGACTGATGTCACAGGAATCCGTCCGCTGCGTGACGTGACGGCCCTGAACTCCACGGGAGTGGCACTGCGCCGGGCCAACGATGTGGTGCAGTACTGGGACCTGAGCGCCGGAAGCCTGGCGTCGCCGTCGAACATCACCGGAAGCTGGACGGGCCAGCGGCTGGCGCAGTAG
- a CDS encoding SRPBCC family protein: protein MAFAEHEVLIRCDAMTVYTFLLDGMNLPQWRMGIRSISLMSGAAGTKGAVYRQTCTGRSGRTIRADFEITQARPGAEIQFRVISGPSQHSGGYYLSTEPAGTRVRFALEYQPKGLLGLMNTGIQRTIKAEVSQLARLKDVLEVRTAA from the coding sequence ATGGCATTTGCAGAGCACGAGGTGCTTATCCGGTGCGACGCAATGACCGTGTACACGTTTCTGCTGGATGGAATGAACCTTCCCCAATGGCGCATGGGTATCCGCAGCATCAGCCTGATGTCCGGTGCCGCCGGAACCAAAGGCGCTGTCTACCGGCAGACCTGCACTGGCCGGTCAGGACGGACCATCCGTGCCGATTTCGAAATAACCCAGGCCAGGCCCGGCGCCGAGATCCAGTTCCGTGTGATCTCCGGACCGTCGCAGCACTCCGGCGGGTACTACCTCAGCACCGAACCGGCCGGCACTCGGGTCAGGTTCGCCCTCGAATACCAGCCCAAAGGCCTTCTGGGACTGATGAACACCGGCATCCAGCGCACCATCAAGGCCGAAGTGTCCCAGCTGGCGCGGCTCAAGGACGTCCTGGAAGTGCGGACGGCGGCCTAA
- a CDS encoding N(5)-(carboxyethyl)ornithine synthase, whose protein sequence is MSGKQSHLTLGVLASTRKPDERRLPIHPLHFERIAPELRQRIILEQGYGERFGVSDAHLSTLVGKMATKEALLAEADVVLLPKPQPEDLAELRDGQILWGWPHCVQDRAITQLAIDKKLTLIAFEAMNHWASDGGFGLHVFHKNNELAGYCSVLHALSLTGSTGDYGRRLSAVVIGFGATARGAVTALNAHGIHDVQVLTNRGVAAVGAPIHSVNIVQFDHDDKAPFLSQVITERGRVPLAPFLAESDIVVNCTLQDPNNPLTYLRTEDLAAFSAGSLVVDVSCDEGMGFSWARSTTFAEPMFTIGDHINYYAVDHSPSYLWNSSSWEISQALLPFLETVIGGPVEWDGNETISRAIEIREGVVLNKDVLEFQRREAEYPHLPA, encoded by the coding sequence GTGAGTGGCAAACAGAGCCACCTGACCCTGGGCGTCCTGGCATCCACCCGGAAACCGGACGAACGCCGCCTCCCCATTCACCCCCTGCATTTCGAGCGGATCGCTCCGGAACTGCGCCAGCGCATCATCCTGGAGCAGGGCTACGGCGAGCGCTTCGGCGTCTCGGATGCCCACCTCTCAACCCTCGTGGGCAAAATGGCCACCAAGGAAGCGCTGCTGGCGGAGGCCGACGTCGTACTCCTGCCCAAACCGCAGCCGGAGGACCTCGCGGAACTGCGGGACGGCCAGATCCTCTGGGGCTGGCCGCACTGCGTCCAGGACCGTGCCATCACCCAGCTGGCCATCGACAAGAAGCTCACGCTCATCGCATTCGAAGCCATGAACCACTGGGCGAGCGACGGCGGCTTCGGGCTTCACGTGTTCCACAAGAACAACGAGCTCGCCGGGTACTGCTCGGTGCTTCATGCGCTCTCGCTCACCGGATCCACGGGTGACTACGGCCGCCGGCTCAGTGCCGTGGTGATCGGCTTCGGCGCTACTGCCCGCGGCGCGGTAACCGCGCTGAACGCGCATGGCATCCATGACGTCCAGGTGCTCACCAACCGGGGGGTCGCCGCCGTTGGCGCGCCGATCCACTCGGTCAACATCGTCCAGTTTGATCACGACGACAAAGCCCCCTTCCTGAGCCAGGTCATCACCGAGCGCGGCCGGGTCCCGCTGGCGCCGTTCCTGGCCGAGAGCGACATCGTGGTCAACTGCACACTGCAGGACCCAAACAACCCGCTGACGTATTTGCGGACCGAGGATCTTGCGGCGTTCAGCGCGGGCAGCCTGGTGGTCGACGTGTCATGCGATGAGGGCATGGGCTTCAGCTGGGCGCGCTCCACCACGTTCGCCGAACCGATGTTTACCATCGGCGACCACATCAACTACTACGCCGTGGACCACAGCCCGTCCTACCTCTGGAATTCCTCCAGCTGGGAGATCAGCCAGGCCCTGCTGCCGTTCCTCGAAACGGTCATCGGCGGCCCCGTGGAGTGGGACGGGAACGAAACCATTTCCCGCGCCATCGAAATCCGCGAGGGCGTGGTCCTGAACAAGGACGTGCTGGAGTTCCAGCGGCGCGAGGCCGAGTACCCGCACCTGCCGGCTTAG
- a CDS encoding LysR substrate-binding domain-containing protein translates to MFEPAQLRSFLAVAETLSFTKAAERLGLAQPTVSQHVRKLETAAKRNLVSRDTRDVRLTDNGDAMAGFARTILSAHDAATRYFSGSAMRGRLRFGTADDLAITGLPRILREFRQVYPQINLELTVGQSDQLYKKLNAGQLDLVFVKWVAGVKDGTVVQHDTFSWVGLEQTSLEPGDPVPLIAYPSPSLSRKLAIDALESSGRTWRITCTTRQISGVLAALRAGIGVAVMPTSLVPEDLLIITRRFDLPPVGDVDFTLIRNPLANAEVIDALTQTIVGRTLKKSV, encoded by the coding sequence GTGTTCGAACCCGCCCAGCTCCGTTCCTTCCTTGCTGTGGCCGAGACGCTCAGCTTCACCAAGGCAGCCGAACGCCTGGGCCTGGCACAGCCCACCGTCAGCCAGCACGTCCGCAAGCTGGAGACGGCGGCCAAGCGCAACCTCGTCAGCAGGGACACCCGCGATGTCCGCCTCACGGACAACGGGGACGCGATGGCCGGCTTCGCCCGCACCATCCTTTCGGCCCACGATGCCGCCACCCGCTATTTCTCGGGCTCGGCCATGCGGGGCCGCCTGCGTTTTGGCACGGCCGATGACCTGGCCATCACCGGCCTCCCCCGGATCCTGCGTGAGTTCCGCCAGGTCTATCCACAGATCAACCTCGAGCTCACCGTCGGCCAGAGCGACCAGCTGTACAAGAAGCTCAACGCCGGCCAGCTGGACCTGGTGTTTGTGAAGTGGGTGGCCGGCGTCAAGGACGGCACGGTGGTCCAGCACGACACCTTTTCCTGGGTAGGGCTGGAGCAGACGTCCCTGGAACCCGGGGATCCCGTACCCCTGATCGCCTACCCCTCCCCCAGCCTCAGCCGGAAACTGGCCATCGATGCGCTGGAATCAAGCGGGCGGACGTGGCGGATCACGTGCACCACCCGGCAGATCAGCGGCGTCCTGGCGGCACTCCGGGCAGGCATCGGCGTTGCCGTGATGCCGACGTCGCTGGTCCCCGAGGACCTGCTGATCATCACCCGCCGCTTCGACCTGCCTCCGGTGGGCGACGTCGATTTCACCCTGATCCGCAACCCCCTGGCCAACGCCGAAGTGATCGACGCACTGACCCAAACCATCGTCGGGCGGACGCTCAAGAAGTCGGTCTGA